One Glaciihabitans arcticus DNA window includes the following coding sequences:
- a CDS encoding DUF485 domain-containing protein has protein sequence MSNNAPDSGIPSTISHFEQVEQSEPFVRLKKRHRSFVFPLAIAFLLWYFAYVLLADYAHDFMSTPVFGNVNVGLLLGLGQFVTTFAITTWYVSYANRRLDPLATEIRAGLDDGLAARNTAEEEAGR, from the coding sequence GTGAGCAACAACGCTCCGGATTCCGGAATACCGTCAACAATCAGCCACTTCGAACAGGTAGAACAGTCCGAGCCGTTCGTGCGGCTCAAGAAGCGGCATCGCAGCTTCGTCTTCCCCCTCGCCATAGCCTTCCTGCTCTGGTACTTCGCCTATGTGCTGCTCGCCGACTACGCGCACGACTTCATGTCGACGCCGGTCTTCGGCAACGTCAACGTTGGGCTGTTGCTCGGCCTCGGCCAGTTCGTCACCACGTTCGCGATCACCACGTGGTACGTGTCCTACGCCAATCGGCGGCTCGATCCGCTCGCCACGGAGATCCGTGCGGGGCTCGATGACGGGCTTGCCGCGCGCAACACCGCAGAAGAGGAGGCAGGACGATGA
- a CDS encoding ABC transporter family substrate-binding protein codes for MKIKHIAATVAVVAASALVLSGCSQPYVSEVVEGTEITVAYNSGFFHYNSLSGAGNNTANGNVTYIANSGFSYYDAEPKLVRNTDFGTFEKTSDDPLTVKYTIADGVTWSDGVPVTADDLLLAWAASSGNVKSGENAFAPASTAGLSLVTETPKITDDGKTLTLVYSKPYVDWELALGIGVSAHGTYGLAFPDEYKATLDLFDKYTAASDDGKEAALKAYQESAKKFGESAQGKLTKAIQDGDEEVLEPVAKSWNEDYGYTTMPENPLLYLSNGRYVISDIKEDEFITLSANPLDTWDSSAKFEKITIRTIEDSTAALQALENGELDIWTGQPTSDTLAVAQGISTASIEQRVQASYEHLDLTFNNGGPFTAEGNGGDEAKALAVRQAFLKVVPRQEIVDKIIKPLDAAAKIRDSFLVSPADEGKYATIVKDNGSADYLDVDIEGAKQLLADAGVTTPVSVKFWYPEGNVRRGQEFELISASAALAGFNLVDTSEPDWVFTDPAAEPINTHDVTLFAWSSTSLAISGSDQIFGTYTDPLQKGGNYSGYSNTAVDEALDTLEVTVDPDEQTALQLKIEQELWKDAYGTTVFQFPGLLVWSDQVTGVKDNPLSPNFFWNFWEWTPVTSN; via the coding sequence TTGAAGATCAAGCACATAGCAGCCACGGTTGCTGTTGTCGCTGCGAGCGCGTTGGTGCTGAGCGGTTGCTCACAGCCCTACGTCTCCGAGGTCGTAGAGGGAACGGAGATCACTGTTGCGTACAACAGCGGCTTCTTCCACTACAACTCGCTGAGCGGCGCCGGCAACAACACGGCCAACGGTAACGTCACGTACATCGCCAACTCCGGCTTCAGCTACTACGACGCAGAGCCCAAGCTCGTTCGCAACACCGACTTCGGTACCTTCGAGAAGACCAGCGATGACCCGCTGACCGTCAAGTACACGATTGCCGATGGCGTCACGTGGTCTGACGGAGTGCCGGTCACGGCCGACGACCTCCTCCTCGCGTGGGCTGCAAGCTCGGGCAACGTCAAGAGCGGCGAGAACGCCTTCGCCCCCGCCTCGACCGCAGGCCTCAGCCTCGTCACCGAGACCCCCAAGATCACGGACGACGGCAAGACGCTGACGCTCGTGTACTCCAAGCCCTACGTCGACTGGGAGCTCGCTCTCGGCATCGGCGTCTCGGCTCACGGCACCTACGGCCTGGCCTTCCCCGACGAGTACAAGGCAACCCTTGACCTCTTCGACAAGTACACCGCCGCCAGCGATGACGGCAAGGAAGCAGCTCTCAAGGCATACCAGGAGTCGGCCAAGAAGTTCGGTGAGTCCGCACAGGGCAAGCTGACCAAGGCCATCCAGGACGGTGACGAAGAGGTTCTCGAGCCCGTCGCCAAGTCCTGGAACGAGGACTACGGCTACACCACGATGCCGGAGAACCCACTTCTCTACCTGTCGAACGGTCGCTACGTGATCTCCGACATCAAGGAAGACGAGTTCATCACCCTGTCGGCGAACCCGCTGGACACCTGGGACTCCTCGGCCAAGTTCGAGAAGATCACGATCCGTACGATCGAGGACTCGACCGCTGCCCTCCAGGCACTGGAGAACGGCGAGCTCGACATCTGGACCGGTCAGCCGACCTCTGACACCCTCGCCGTTGCGCAGGGTATCTCGACGGCCTCGATCGAACAGCGCGTCCAGGCGTCGTACGAGCACCTCGACCTGACGTTCAACAACGGTGGCCCGTTCACCGCTGAGGGCAACGGTGGCGACGAGGCCAAGGCACTCGCCGTCCGCCAGGCCTTCCTCAAGGTCGTTCCCCGCCAGGAGATCGTCGACAAGATCATCAAGCCGCTCGACGCGGCCGCGAAGATCCGCGACTCGTTCCTCGTCAGCCCTGCTGATGAAGGCAAGTACGCGACGATCGTCAAGGACAACGGATCGGCCGACTACCTCGATGTTGATATCGAGGGCGCCAAGCAGCTTCTCGCTGACGCCGGTGTCACCACCCCCGTCTCCGTCAAGTTCTGGTACCCCGAGGGCAACGTCCGTCGCGGCCAGGAGTTCGAGCTCATCTCGGCCTCCGCGGCTCTCGCCGGATTCAACCTCGTTGACACCAGCGAGCCCGACTGGGTCTTCACCGACCCCGCCGCCGAGCCGATCAACACGCACGACGTGACCCTGTTCGCATGGTCCTCGACGAGCCTCGCGATCTCTGGTTCCGACCAGATCTTCGGTACTTACACCGACCCGCTCCAGAAGGGTGGCAACTACAGCGGCTACTCCAACACGGCAGTTGACGAGGCACTCGACACGCTCGAGGTAACCGTCGACCCCGACGAGCAGACCGCACTGCAGCTCAAGATCGAGCAGGAACTGTGGAAGGACGCATACGGCACGACCGTGTTCCAGTTCCCCGGCCTCCTCGTCTGGAGCGACCAGGTCACCGGTGTGAAGGACAACCCGCTCAGCCCGAACTTCTTCTGGAACTTCTGGGAGTGGACTCCGGTCACGAGCAACTAG
- a CDS encoding ABC transporter permease subunit — protein sequence MLTFVVRRLLATILVVLAASFIVFSLTSVSGDPLLDLKGSSSPNRQERIDARIEQLRLNDPIPVRYVDWLGGAAKCVIGQCDLGTSFTRGDQPVTDAIGSAVSSTLQLITAATILAIVLGLSIGMITALRQYSGFDYVITFITFILYSLPIFWVAVLLKEYGAIRFNAFLSQPDIPWWLIVLIGLGAGLVWMSIIGGDLRRRGIAFLGGALATGLILGTLVITDWFSTPTIGIPGILLTGAAIAVGITLLSTGLQNRRALLAAGTTVVFWAAVWSPLQYLFFTGRDWWWIVPALVVVGILVGIGAGYAFGKDDKRQLARTAALTGGLVALIVIVDRVLLVYPEYLQRIPIKNGAIATIGSQTPGLDGDIWITMMDTFTHLLLPTIALTLISFAAYTRYARGSLLEVMNQDYVRTARAKGLTERTVIMRHAFRNAMIPIATIISFDIGALIGGAIITETIFAWQGMGYLFNAGLRAADVNIVMGVFLVTGVVAVIFNLIADLVYAALDPRIRVA from the coding sequence GTGCTGACATTCGTGGTGAGACGACTCCTGGCGACGATTCTCGTTGTCCTGGCTGCCTCGTTCATCGTCTTCTCCTTGACGTCAGTCTCGGGAGACCCGTTGCTCGACCTCAAGGGATCCAGCTCCCCGAACCGCCAGGAGCGTATCGACGCCCGCATCGAGCAGCTGAGGCTCAACGATCCGATCCCCGTGCGATACGTGGACTGGCTGGGCGGCGCGGCAAAGTGCGTGATCGGGCAGTGCGACCTCGGCACCTCGTTCACACGTGGTGACCAGCCCGTCACGGATGCGATCGGCTCCGCCGTGTCATCCACTCTTCAGCTGATCACGGCCGCGACGATCCTGGCCATCGTGCTCGGTCTCTCGATAGGCATGATCACGGCTCTGAGGCAATACAGCGGCTTCGACTACGTGATCACCTTCATAACGTTCATCCTCTATTCGCTACCGATCTTCTGGGTTGCCGTACTGCTCAAGGAGTACGGCGCGATCCGCTTTAACGCCTTCCTCTCCCAACCCGACATACCCTGGTGGCTGATCGTGCTGATCGGCCTCGGCGCCGGTCTTGTCTGGATGAGCATCATCGGCGGTGATCTCCGTCGTCGCGGAATCGCCTTCCTCGGCGGCGCCCTCGCGACCGGCCTCATTCTCGGCACCCTCGTCATCACCGACTGGTTCTCGACCCCGACGATCGGCATTCCCGGGATCCTGCTTACCGGCGCCGCGATCGCCGTCGGAATCACGCTGCTCTCCACCGGACTGCAGAACCGCCGGGCGTTGCTCGCGGCGGGAACGACCGTCGTGTTCTGGGCGGCCGTGTGGTCGCCGCTGCAGTACCTGTTCTTCACCGGTCGCGATTGGTGGTGGATCGTGCCGGCCCTCGTCGTCGTCGGAATCCTCGTCGGCATCGGCGCCGGTTACGCGTTCGGCAAGGACGACAAGCGGCAGCTCGCCCGCACGGCAGCCCTCACCGGTGGACTTGTGGCGCTGATCGTCATCGTGGACCGCGTGCTGCTCGTCTACCCCGAGTACCTGCAGCGCATCCCGATCAAAAATGGCGCCATCGCCACCATCGGTTCGCAGACCCCGGGTCTCGACGGCGACATCTGGATCACCATGATGGACACCTTCACCCACCTGCTGCTGCCGACCATCGCGCTCACACTGATCTCGTTCGCCGCGTACACGCGGTACGCACGAGGCAGCCTGCTCGAGGTGATGAATCAGGATTACGTACGCACGGCTCGCGCCAAGGGACTCACCGAGCGCACCGTGATCATGCGCCACGCCTTCCGCAACGCGATGATCCCGATCGCCACGATCATCTCCTTCGACATCGGCGCTCTCATCGGAGGCGCGATCATCACGGAGACGATCTTCGCCTGGCAGGGAATGGGGTACCTGTTCAACGCGGGCCTCCGGGCGGCCGACGTGAACATCGTGATGGGTGTCTTCCTCGTCACCGGTGTCGTCGCCGTTATCTTCAACCTCATCGCGGACCTTGTATACGCCGCACTTGACCCACGAATTCGGGTGGCATAA
- a CDS encoding ABC transporter permease, which translates to MADKKNPTAPGEHDGPIANGPIAPEQTSLETLPGDSGEDLSRGSEQSIDQRQVAGLSQGAIVRKRFFRHRAAVIALVVLTALIIFVFTAVGTVIGGTGRLIVVDGQQVIDGTRIFGWWNQEWYRSYAVLNAGGTPTLSVFPPIVGEHPFGQDTLGKDVFARVMRGAQQSLTVMFLIGILSTVFGIIIGAISGYYRGWIDALLMRFTDTIIIIPVIILGAVLGKTIGGNAIALGIVLGAVSWTGLARLVRGEFLSLREREFVDAAKVAGASPARIIFRHILPNAVGVIIVNTTLLMSAAILLETALSYLGFGIQAPDISLGQIISEYKEAFRTRPWLFWWPGLFIVVIALCVNFIGDGLRDAFDPRQKRLPGKDSAFDKAKAMVFNRGAKNDLQGGTF; encoded by the coding sequence ATGGCTGACAAAAAGAACCCCACCGCTCCCGGCGAGCACGACGGACCCATCGCGAACGGCCCGATCGCTCCCGAGCAGACCAGCCTCGAGACCCTTCCCGGGGATTCGGGCGAGGACCTGTCGCGCGGCTCCGAGCAGTCGATCGACCAGCGCCAGGTGGCCGGACTCAGCCAGGGTGCCATCGTGCGCAAGCGCTTCTTCCGCCACCGTGCCGCGGTGATCGCGCTGGTCGTGCTGACCGCGCTCATCATCTTCGTCTTCACCGCGGTCGGCACCGTCATCGGCGGAACGGGCCGACTGATCGTCGTCGACGGCCAGCAGGTCATCGACGGAACGCGCATCTTCGGCTGGTGGAACCAGGAGTGGTACCGCAGCTACGCGGTGCTGAATGCCGGCGGCACCCCGACGCTGTCGGTCTTCCCGCCCATCGTGGGAGAGCACCCGTTCGGCCAGGACACCCTCGGTAAAGACGTGTTCGCCCGCGTGATGCGCGGAGCCCAGCAGTCACTGACCGTGATGTTCCTGATCGGAATCCTCTCGACCGTCTTCGGAATCATCATCGGAGCCATCTCCGGTTATTACCGCGGCTGGATCGACGCGCTGCTCATGCGCTTCACCGACACGATCATCATCATCCCGGTGATCATCCTCGGAGCCGTTCTCGGAAAGACCATCGGTGGAAACGCGATCGCACTGGGCATCGTGCTCGGCGCGGTGTCGTGGACCGGTCTCGCCCGCCTCGTGCGCGGCGAGTTCCTCAGTCTTCGCGAGCGCGAGTTCGTGGACGCCGCCAAGGTCGCGGGTGCCAGCCCCGCGCGCATCATCTTCCGCCACATCCTGCCCAACGCGGTCGGGGTGATCATCGTCAACACGACGCTGCTCATGAGCGCGGCGATCCTGCTAGAGACTGCGCTCAGCTACCTCGGCTTCGGCATCCAGGCGCCCGACATCTCGCTCGGCCAGATCATCAGCGAGTACAAGGAGGCGTTCCGTACGCGTCCATGGCTGTTCTGGTGGCCGGGCCTCTTCATTGTGGTGATCGCGCTCTGCGTGAACTTCATCGGTGACGGCCTGCGCGACGCGTTCGACCCTCGCCAGAAGCGCCTTCCCGGCAAGGACAGCGCCTTCGACAAGGCGAAGGCCATGGTCTTCAACCGTGGCGCGAAGAACGACCTGCAGGGCGGGACGTTCTAG
- a CDS encoding cation acetate symporter yields MSVSVMAATAASTTVGTPWINITIFGAFVAITLVVVLRASRNNKTAADYYAAGRSFTGPQNGTAIAGDYLSAASFLGICGAIAINGYDGFLYSIGFLVAWLVALLLVAELMRNTGKFTMADVLSFRLKQGPVRVAAATTTLAVCFFYLLAQMAGAGGLVSLLLGINDKVGQSLVVAVVGAIMVLYVLVGGMKGTTWVQIIKAVLLIAGAFVMTIWVLAIHGFNFSTLLGAAAEAGGAAVLNPGLQYGLTDLSRLDFISLALALVLGTAGLPHVLMRFYTVPTAREARRSVVWAIWLIGLFYLFTLVLGYGAGALIGADRIKAAPGGVNSAAPLLAFELGGPVLLGIISAVAFATILAVVAGLTITAAASFSHDVYASVIKKGKAAPGSEVKVARITVVVIGIFAILGGIGVQGQNVAFLVALAFAVAASANLPTILYSLFWRRFSTRGALWSMYGGLGSAIILIAFSPVVSGTETSMIQGVDFHWFPLSNPGIISIPLGFLLGWLGTITSRTLENPAVAAEMEVRSLTGHGAEGATDH; encoded by the coding sequence ATGAGCGTTTCGGTCATGGCTGCGACCGCGGCATCCACCACAGTCGGCACACCCTGGATCAACATCACCATCTTCGGCGCGTTCGTGGCGATCACTCTTGTGGTGGTGCTGCGCGCGAGCCGGAACAACAAGACGGCCGCCGACTATTACGCGGCCGGCCGATCGTTCACCGGGCCGCAGAACGGCACGGCCATCGCGGGCGACTACCTGTCGGCAGCGTCGTTCCTCGGCATCTGCGGCGCGATCGCGATCAACGGGTACGACGGGTTCCTGTACTCGATCGGCTTCCTCGTGGCCTGGCTGGTCGCCTTGCTGCTCGTCGCCGAGCTCATGCGCAACACGGGCAAGTTCACGATGGCCGACGTGCTGTCGTTCCGTCTCAAGCAGGGGCCGGTGCGGGTGGCTGCGGCGACCACAACGCTCGCCGTCTGCTTCTTCTACCTGCTCGCCCAGATGGCGGGGGCCGGCGGGCTCGTCTCGCTGCTGCTCGGCATCAACGACAAGGTGGGGCAGTCCCTCGTCGTCGCGGTGGTCGGCGCGATCATGGTGCTCTACGTGCTGGTGGGCGGGATGAAGGGCACCACCTGGGTGCAGATCATCAAGGCTGTGCTGCTCATCGCCGGCGCGTTCGTGATGACGATCTGGGTGCTGGCGATTCACGGGTTCAACTTCTCGACCCTTCTCGGTGCCGCTGCCGAGGCCGGAGGGGCCGCAGTACTGAATCCGGGCCTGCAGTACGGACTCACCGACCTCTCGAGGCTCGACTTCATCTCACTGGCCCTCGCGCTGGTGCTCGGCACGGCAGGACTCCCCCATGTGCTGATGCGCTTCTACACGGTGCCGACCGCCCGCGAGGCCCGACGCTCGGTGGTCTGGGCGATCTGGCTGATCGGACTCTTCTACCTGTTCACCCTCGTGCTCGGCTACGGAGCCGGCGCCCTCATCGGTGCGGATCGCATCAAGGCGGCACCGGGAGGCGTCAACTCGGCGGCCCCGCTGCTCGCGTTCGAGCTCGGCGGGCCGGTTCTGCTCGGCATCATCTCGGCGGTGGCGTTCGCGACGATCCTCGCCGTCGTGGCGGGTCTCACGATCACCGCCGCGGCGTCGTTCTCGCACGACGTGTACGCGAGTGTCATCAAGAAGGGCAAGGCCGCCCCCGGATCTGAAGTGAAGGTGGCGCGCATCACGGTTGTCGTGATCGGCATCTTTGCGATCCTCGGCGGCATCGGGGTGCAGGGGCAGAATGTGGCGTTCCTCGTCGCGCTGGCCTTCGCCGTCGCGGCCTCGGCGAACCTGCCGACGATCCTGTACTCGCTGTTCTGGCGCCGCTTCTCTACCAGGGGCGCGCTGTGGAGCATGTACGGCGGTCTCGGCTCTGCGATCATCCTCATCGCGTTCTCGCCGGTCGTCTCCGGCACCGAGACCTCGATGATCCAGGGCGTCGACTTCCACTGGTTCCCACTCAGCAACCCCGGCATCATCTCGATCCCGCTCGGCTTCCTGCTCGGCTGGCTCGGAACGATCACCTCGCGCACCCTCGAGAACCCCGCCGTCGCCGCGGAGATGGAGGTGCGGTCGCTCACCGGCCACGGCGCGGAGGGTGCGACGGACCACTAA
- a CDS encoding PH domain-containing protein has translation MANGQIETDITMPSRFGRILAVITVAIAAYGLVVTVADSGLEGLLVSSWPFVFVSYLAFAVFWQPSVTVSDGGVTLRNVLRTIHLPWPSIQRIDTKFALTLFTDYGHFAAWAAPAPTRYSVGQTDKSDLTRLPESTYFAGTIRPGDNPASDSGQAALVVRMRWEALRDAGHLDSARLEKERPDIQWHLVTIAALVVLGAAAVFSAVH, from the coding sequence ATGGCTAATGGACAGATCGAGACCGACATCACTATGCCGTCCCGGTTCGGTCGCATCCTCGCGGTCATTACAGTCGCGATCGCCGCCTACGGGCTGGTTGTCACTGTTGCCGACTCCGGGCTGGAGGGACTTCTCGTCTCCTCGTGGCCGTTCGTATTCGTGAGCTATCTCGCCTTCGCGGTGTTCTGGCAGCCGAGCGTCACGGTGAGTGACGGCGGGGTGACCCTGCGCAACGTTCTGCGCACGATCCACCTGCCATGGCCGTCCATCCAGCGCATCGATACGAAGTTCGCCCTGACGCTGTTCACGGACTACGGCCACTTCGCCGCGTGGGCCGCTCCGGCTCCGACGCGTTACAGCGTCGGCCAGACCGACAAGAGCGATTTGACCCGCCTGCCCGAATCCACGTACTTCGCCGGCACCATTCGCCCGGGAGACAACCCCGCGAGCGACTCGGGGCAGGCCGCCCTCGTTGTGCGCATGCGCTGGGAGGCCCTGCGTGACGCTGGTCATCTGGACTCGGCGCGGCTCGAGAAGGAGCGTCCGGACATCCAGTGGCATCTCGTGACGATCGCTGCGCTGGTGGTTCTCGGCGCGGCCGCCGTTTTCAGCGCCGTTCACTAG
- a CDS encoding ABC transporter ATP-binding protein: MNAVPTTTTGPILEVAGLGVDFWVENGWVPAATDVNFTLNPGEVLAIVGESGSGKTTSSMALLGLLPTNGRSVGSVKLEGEELVGMRADKLRKVRGNKIAVIFQEPMTALNPVYTVGFQIVEAVQTHSYMTKAQAKVRAIELLTMVEMPDPQKAFDSYPHQLSGGQRQRAMIAQSISCDPTLLIADEPTTALDVTVQAEILDLLRNLHKRLNSAIILITHDMGVVADLADHLVVMKDGAIVETGTVDQIFNAPEHPYTQALLAAVPHLGTGEAVEVVSAREAHVKPALVVEHMMVEYPKRGRVPAFLAVDDANIEIYPGEVLGLVGESGSGKTTIGRALVGLLPIKSGVLQVAGQDMVGVNKKDLRAVRRNIGIVFQDPGSSLNPRWPVGESIGEPLLLAGGYSKTQIATRTEELLDMVELPRAFRNRYPHELSGGQRQRIGIARALALSPKLLVADEPTSALDVSVQARVLELLQEIQKEQQFATLFISHDLAVVDLLAHRIAVMHRGKIVEQGSKEQILRNPQDPYTRKLIDAVPVPNPAEQKLRREKRAAAKV; the protein is encoded by the coding sequence GTGAACGCAGTACCCACAACCACCACCGGTCCGATCCTCGAGGTCGCCGGCCTCGGGGTCGATTTCTGGGTCGAGAACGGTTGGGTTCCGGCCGCCACCGACGTCAACTTCACGCTCAACCCGGGCGAGGTGCTCGCCATTGTCGGCGAGTCCGGATCCGGTAAGACTACGAGCTCGATGGCGCTGCTCGGCCTGCTGCCGACCAACGGCCGCTCGGTCGGAAGCGTCAAGCTCGAGGGCGAAGAGCTCGTGGGCATGCGCGCCGATAAGCTCCGCAAGGTGCGCGGCAACAAGATCGCCGTCATCTTCCAGGAGCCGATGACGGCTCTCAACCCGGTGTACACCGTCGGTTTCCAGATCGTCGAAGCCGTGCAGACGCACTCCTACATGACCAAGGCGCAGGCCAAGGTGCGCGCCATCGAGCTGCTCACCATGGTCGAGATGCCCGATCCGCAGAAGGCCTTCGACTCCTACCCCCACCAGCTCTCGGGCGGGCAGCGCCAGCGCGCCATGATCGCCCAGTCGATCTCGTGTGACCCGACGCTGCTGATCGCCGACGAGCCGACCACGGCGCTCGACGTGACGGTGCAGGCCGAGATCCTCGACCTGCTGCGCAACCTGCACAAGCGCCTCAACAGCGCGATCATCCTGATCACCCACGACATGGGTGTCGTCGCCGACCTGGCTGACCACCTCGTGGTCATGAAGGATGGCGCGATCGTCGAGACCGGCACCGTCGACCAGATCTTCAACGCACCGGAGCACCCCTACACGCAGGCGCTGCTTGCAGCCGTTCCGCACCTCGGAACCGGTGAGGCCGTCGAGGTCGTCTCCGCCCGCGAGGCACACGTCAAGCCGGCCCTCGTGGTCGAGCACATGATGGTCGAGTACCCCAAGCGCGGGCGTGTTCCCGCGTTCCTCGCCGTGGACGACGCCAACATCGAGATCTACCCGGGCGAGGTGCTCGGGCTGGTGGGCGAATCGGGCTCGGGAAAGACCACCATCGGTCGCGCGCTTGTCGGCCTGCTGCCGATCAAGTCCGGCGTGCTGCAGGTAGCGGGCCAGGACATGGTCGGTGTCAACAAGAAGGACCTGCGCGCGGTTCGCCGCAACATCGGAATCGTCTTCCAGGACCCGGGCTCCTCCCTTAACCCGCGCTGGCCCGTCGGCGAGTCGATCGGCGAGCCGCTGCTGCTCGCGGGCGGCTACAGCAAGACCCAGATCGCGACCCGCACCGAGGAACTGCTCGACATGGTCGAGCTGCCCCGCGCGTTCCGCAACCGTTACCCGCACGAGCTTTCCGGTGGCCAGCGCCAGCGCATCGGAATCGCCCGCGCCCTCGCGCTCAGCCCCAAGCTCCTCGTCGCCGACGAGCCGACTTCCGCGCTCGACGTCTCGGTGCAGGCCCGTGTGCTCGAGCTGCTGCAGGAGATCCAGAAGGAGCAGCAGTTCGCGACGCTCTTCATCAGCCACGACCTCGCCGTCGTCGACCTGCTCGCGCACCGCATCGCCGTGATGCACCGCGGAAAGATCGTCGAGCAGGGCAGCAAGGAGCAGATCCTGCGCAATCCGCAGGATCCGTACACCCGCAAGCTCATCGACGCCGTGCCGGTACCGAACCCGGCCGAGCAGAAGCTGCGCCGCGAGAAGCGCGCGGCCGCTAAGGTCTAG
- a CDS encoding CPBP family intramembrane glutamic endopeptidase, which translates to MSSPEIPGRSRLTAEILIVLGLSLGASALYSIVAIVNRLTRDESLGAQTATINNSLSPRPTFDLIYQVMGVFFDLMPVALVGFLLWRATRPHLGALGLSFEKPWRDALLGLGLAAAIGIPGIGVYLGGRALGITVNVVPTALDTYWWTIPVLLLSALRAGITEEVIAIGYLYARLAQFGWGRWQIIVASALLRGSYHLYQGIGSFVGNVAMGIAFGWLYTRYGRLLPLVIAHFALDAAIFIGYPWIAGLLPQVFGNGAS; encoded by the coding sequence GTGAGCTCTCCCGAGATACCCGGTCGTTCCCGACTGACCGCAGAGATCCTCATCGTTCTCGGTCTTTCACTCGGCGCCTCCGCCCTGTACTCCATTGTCGCGATCGTCAATCGCCTCACCCGCGACGAGTCGCTCGGCGCCCAGACCGCCACGATCAACAATTCGCTGAGCCCGCGGCCCACCTTCGACCTGATCTATCAGGTGATGGGGGTGTTCTTCGACCTGATGCCCGTCGCACTGGTCGGCTTCCTGCTCTGGCGTGCCACGCGGCCGCATCTCGGTGCCCTCGGGCTGAGTTTCGAGAAGCCGTGGCGGGATGCCCTGCTCGGGCTGGGGCTTGCGGCGGCTATCGGCATCCCGGGCATCGGTGTGTACCTGGGCGGTCGTGCACTCGGCATCACGGTCAACGTAGTGCCGACGGCACTCGACACGTACTGGTGGACGATTCCCGTGCTGCTGCTGTCGGCCCTGCGCGCCGGGATCACCGAGGAGGTCATCGCCATCGGCTACCTCTACGCGCGACTCGCGCAGTTCGGCTGGGGCCGCTGGCAGATCATTGTCGCGAGCGCTCTGCTGCGCGGCAGTTACCACCTGTACCAGGGCATCGGATCCTTCGTCGGCAACGTCGCCATGGGCATCGCCTTCGGCTGGCTCTACACGCGGTATGGGCGATTGCTCCCGCTCGTCATCGCGCACTTTGCGCTCGACGCCGCGATCTTCATCGGCTACCCGTGGATCGCCGGTCTGCTGCCCCAAGTCTTCGGAAATGGCGCATCGTAG